Part of the Geodermatophilus obscurus DSM 43160 genome is shown below.
AGCGCTGCTCGTCGGCCTCGCGGGTCAGGGCCTTGGCGATCTCGGCCGGGTGGACCTTGCCCTTGAAGATCCGGGCGAAGGCCAGTCCGACCATGCCCTCCAGCCGCCGCTCGAAGCGCTGCAGCACACCCACAGTCGCTCCCTTGCGCTCACGCGTTCGTCCGGTCTGCCATCGATGATCGTAGCTGTCAACGGAGCGGCCAGCCGGGGACCGACTCACGTTCCCCGGGTGCGCTCCGGACCCGCCGGGACGACGTCCGACCCCCTCCTCGGGTTCCCCGGACCGGCTGCTACTGTGCTTCCTCGCCAGGGCAAGTGGCGGAATGGCAGACGCGCACGGTTCAGGTCCGTGTGTCCGAGAGGACGTGGGGGTTCAACTCCCCCCTTGCCCACAGGTGCGACCAGGGCCCCGGGGAGACCTCCCCGGGGCCCTGGCGTCGGGTGGCCCCTGCAGGTGGAAGGACCCCCTCCTCCCCACCGCTCGCACGCTCGCGGCGGTGCCCGGGAGGGGGCCGGGCGGTGGGCGGCAGGGGATCCTTCCTCAGGCGGTGCCGGCCCGTTCCTGCAGGAAGGCCGCGGAGTCGTAGTAGGTGCGGACCCCGGTGAGCCGGTCCTCGTCGCCCTCGATGACGGTCACCCCGCGGTACCGGAACGGCTTGCCGCTGCGCAGGGTGCCGGTCGAGGTCCACTCCAGGGCGGCGCTGTCCTCGCCGACGACGCTGTGCGTGAAGGTGGTCTCCAGGTCGCCGAAGACGTTGCGGTAGTCCTCCCAGAAGGTCTTCGCGCCGTCCTTGCCCGTGGTCTGGTGGTGTTCGTCCAGCTTGACGAGCTCGGCGTCGTCCCCGGTGAGGTCCACCATGGGCTGGACGTCGCGGTCGCTGTCGATCCGGTGCAGCGCATCGGTGAAGCGCTCGGTCATGGAGTGCATCGCGGTCCCCCGGTGTGCGGCGTGGGTGGTCGTCGTCGGTGTACCCGCTCGAGGGACCGTCACCCGTGCCGTCAGGTCAGCCGGCGACGGTCGTCGTCGCCGCGACCCCGGCCGAGCGTCTGGGCGAGCAGCACCGCGCCCCAGGGGCCGATGACCCAGATCGGCCAGAAGTAGCGGAGCTCGCCGGAGCCGATCACCGTGGCGGTCCAGACGGCGAGCACGATTACCGCGGTCACGGCCCAGTTGCGCCAGGCCGCCTCGCGGGAGGGTCCGCCGCTCCAGCCGCCGTGGTGCCAGCCGTGGGCGGCGGGCTGCGGCCGGACCGGAGCGGGCGCCGGGGGCTGTGCGGCCGGACGCGGCAGGTCGGCGGTGAGCTCCTCGAGCTCGCCGTAGGTCCGGGCGGCGTAGGCGCGGGCCAGGCGTTCGTCGTACTCGGCGACGGTGAGCCGCCCGGCGCTCATCTGCTCACCGAGCTGGGCGGCCACGGCGGCGCGGTCGGCATCGGCGGCGCGCAGGTGCGGCTCGGGCATCGGGGTGGCCTCCTCGGGTCGGAGCTCCAGTCTTTCCCGGGGTGGGCCCCGGCGGTACTGACGGACGTCACGGGTTCCACGTGGAACGCGTCAGTACGGCGTCCCCGATGGGGGAGGCCCGAGGTGTGGTGGGGTGAGGCCATGAGTGCTGCCTGGCCCGCGACCGAGCCCACCGAGGTGGCGATCGCCGCCGGCGACGCGCGGCTGGTGGTGGATCTGCGCGGCGGCGCGATGCGCACGCTGACCGTCGGCGACCGCGAGCTCCTCGACGGCTACGCCGCGGGCACGGTGCCCGGCGCCAGCCGCGGCCGCGTGCTGCTGCCCTGGCCCAACCGGATCCGCGACGGCCGCTGGAGCTGGGGCGGCCGGGACCTGCAGCTGGAGCTGGCCGGCCCGGACAAGCCCGTCGCCATGCACGGGCTGGTCGGCTGGCAGTCGTGGGCGGTGCTCGAGCAGTCCGACGGCGCGGTCACCGTCGGCACCGTCGTCGAGGCCCGGTCCGGCTACCCGTTCCGGCTCGCCGCGGCGATCGACCACGTGCTCGAGCCCGGTCGCCTCACCGTGACGATGCGGGTCCGCAACGCCGGTGCCGAGCCCGCCCCCTTCGGCGCCGGCTTCCACCCCTACCTGGCCGTCGGTGCGCAGGAGGACGGCGCCATCGCCGACGCCGAGCTGGAGCTGCCCGCCCGCACCGAGCTGGTGGTGGACGACGGCGGGCTCCCGACGGGGGAGCGCCGTCCCCTCGAGGAGGCTGTCGGCCGGATCGGGGACCGCGCCTTCGACACCCCGGTCACCGACCTCGACCGCGACGCCGACGGCTGGGCGCGGGTGCGGCTGCGGAGCGCGGCGCTGGGCACCCTGGAGCTCGCCGTCGACGGGTCCTGGCCGTGGCTGCAGGTCTTCACCGGCGACACGCTGCGGCCCGGGCAGCGCCGGCGCAGCGTGGCCGTGGAGCCGATGACCTGCCCGCCCAACGCGCTGGCCGACTCCGTCGACCTCGTCGTCCTCGAGCCGGGCGCGGACTGGACGGGCACCTGGACGCTCGGCTGGGGCGCCTGACGTGCGGGTCGCCGAGCTGTGGCGCTACCCGGTCAAGTCGCTGCAGGGCGAGCGGCTGACCACCGTCCACGTCGGGCCGGAGGGCCTGGCCGGGGACCGGCAGTGGGCGCTGTTCGACGCTCCGACCGGCTACGGGCTGACCGCGCGGCGGGTGCCCGACCTGCTCTTCCTCTCCGGCCGGCTGCGCGCCGACGGCCACGTCGAGGTGGTGCTGCCGGACGGGACGGTCACGTCGGACGACGCGGTCCTGTCCGACTGGCTGGGTAGGTCGGTGGCGCTGCGGGCGGCGGCGGACGCACCCGGCGAGCGCCTGTACGAGAACCCCAACGAGGTCAGCGCGGCCGGCGAGTACGACTGGGACGCCTTCCCCGGGGCCCGCGGGGCCTTCCACGACAGCTCGCGCACCCGGGTCTCGCTGGTCTCCACC
Proteins encoded:
- a CDS encoding nuclear transport factor 2 family protein, with translation MTERFTDALHRIDSDRDVQPMVDLTGDDAELVKLDEHHQTTGKDGAKTFWEDYRNVFGDLETTFTHSVVGEDSAALEWTSTGTLRSGKPFRYRGVTVIEGDEDRLTGVRTYYDSAAFLQERAGTA
- a CDS encoding DUF1707 SHOCT-like domain-containing protein, whose amino-acid sequence is MPEPHLRAADADRAAVAAQLGEQMSAGRLTVAEYDERLARAYAARTYGELEELTADLPRPAAQPPAPAPVRPQPAAHGWHHGGWSGGPSREAAWRNWAVTAVIVLAVWTATVIGSGELRYFWPIWVIGPWGAVLLAQTLGRGRGDDDRRRLT
- a CDS encoding aldose 1-epimerase family protein; the protein is MSAAWPATEPTEVAIAAGDARLVVDLRGGAMRTLTVGDRELLDGYAAGTVPGASRGRVLLPWPNRIRDGRWSWGGRDLQLELAGPDKPVAMHGLVGWQSWAVLEQSDGAVTVGTVVEARSGYPFRLAAAIDHVLEPGRLTVTMRVRNAGAEPAPFGAGFHPYLAVGAQEDGAIADAELELPARTELVVDDGGLPTGERRPLEEAVGRIGDRAFDTPVTDLDRDADGWARVRLRSAALGTLELAVDGSWPWLQVFTGDTLRPGQRRRSVAVEPMTCPPNALADSVDLVVLEPGADWTGTWTLGWGA
- a CDS encoding MOSC domain-containing protein, with protein sequence MRVAELWRYPVKSLQGERLTTVHVGPEGLAGDRQWALFDAPTGYGLTARRVPDLLFLSGRLRADGHVEVVLPDGTVTSDDAVLSDWLGRSVALRAAADAPGERLYENPNEVSAAGEYDWDAFPGARGAFHDSSRTRVSLVSTGTLGTWDRRRFRANVVLDGAGEDALIGQQVRLGGAELDVVKPVDRCVMVTRPQPGGIGRDNGVLKTIHRERDGCLAIGALVARTGTVAVGDELTA